The genome window TAAAATTAAAATGGTTAGAAAGTGCAAAGCATGGTTGTGAATGAAGTGAAAatcaagcaagaaaaattgaactTTATTGATAAATAAACTATGGAACAATATTTATAAATGAATAagaatgaaaatatattatgcGCCTGTACTAATTTGCATAATTTACGATGATTTATAGGAATAGTCAAATTATCCACGTCATACAAGATGGATACGATACAATGCCATGTAACAACACAACTAGTGATGATAAAGAAAATACTAATAGCAAACAAACATTGTGTGTACGTAGGATCTGTGAGGGAATACAAACCACacctcaaaattttctttacaaaatcGTGATCAAGCGCAGAGACCGAACACGAAAGATGTTGCTCAGAAACTACATACATAGAGCTGCACCTAGCCAATCTAAAACTACGGATTTATTGAACAAATAGAGAGGCCGTATACGAGTAAGAGGATCATCAAGCTGGtgtttctcgccgtacaaaaaGAGCATCAAAATACTCTTCTACACAACGGGCAAGAACCGTGTCTCACCAGCCAAGAGTCGATGCAAGGTAGATGAAACAAGTGGTGACAATGAGGTAAACTTCGCACGGTCTCCCCTAGCTGAAAGTCCTGCGTATATTTAAAAGCATGGACAGATTCTTCTAAATCAGTTCAACTTGTCGATAAAAGAAGTCTATATACAAAGAGCTCAAACTTTGGCCAACACTTGAATAATTACAATGGCCTCTTCTGAAATTAGGTGGATATAAATGAATACCCACAACGAGTGTAGATGTAGGATGTCGTATGCGTAATTGCTTTGTCATAGAAATTACGCAAATTTCATAAATGTCACTATATAGGCCAAAAGTCAAGGTGCACTGATGTAGTTTATCTAACAAGAGACAGataaaaagggaaagaaattagAACAGTACCTGAAGGCAAACAGAACAAGAGACTCCCTCTCCGGAAGTATCAACAATGTCGTCTTTGCAACCCTTATCTTTGGGAACTTTTCAACTGTGTCTACTAACAAACCATTTGCCCCGCCAGTGTCAAAAATGTCGGGAACGTCTTCAAATGTTGTTTCTACAGCTCCCATCTGATTAACGAAGAAAATTTCGTAAgtcaaaaaagtaaaaatactgTCATCCCTATTTCAAAAAAAGCAATCGAGCAGCATAATACCTGACTTTGCACGGCACTTAGCATAGCTGGACCAATACGCTCGCGGACAAGTCTGCCACTTAGAAGGCTCACTATCACATCAATCTGTACAGTCAGATTATAGCTCCAAACTCAATCAGATTACTAAACATGCTATAAATCTCGAAGATTGAATGCCAGAATTATCACGTCTGCAATTGAATAGTATTGACTCAAGATTATTAATCCATTCAATAGATAAGACTTACCAAATACAGGAGACACTGTATCCCAGATTCATCGGACTGCCACAAAAGAAGTGATGATTCAAAGACTTCGATGGAGTAAACAGCACCGGATATGGCACCAACCGAAGCCCCTCTAACAAATCCACTTTCTGTCTCTTGGCCAATAAGCGCTCCAGTCATTGCTCCCAATATGGTACCAACTGCATAGCAGGGACAGCTCCTTCATTAGCATAAAGAATAATTCGAGAGAAAGTACTACTAAAGATCAACATCCCTCTAAAATTCGGTAGTCGCTGCGTGAGACGTTtctgaaaaaaataatcataaggtGATTGAAAAATCACCTTTAATCAACTCCAAAAACCTATACAGCACAAAATTCACATCCAAAATCCTACACCACACAATCacaaagaaaatgaaaactGCATCCTTGGGGTTCTCAGTATGAATGATGGTTTTCTTCACATTCTCTGTCACCCAAGGTCCAAACATAgcctaaaattataatttctttaaatgTTCTAAATCCCCAAATATGCTGAAAACCCCCAATTTGCGGGACATAGCAaaaacctaaaccctaaaacaaTAAAAACCACGGGAGAACAAATCAATGTTAAGGAAAAAACACATTATAATTATGGGGTGGGTGAAACCACCAAACCCCTTGAATCGTGATAACCCACCTGCATTAGAAGCGTACGATCAAACCAAAATCAAGAAATTGAATCTACAACCACTCAAaccaaatggttccaatatgttGTTTGTACTTAAGAAGTCTACTACAAACAAAAAATGTTGAaacatattggaaccatttgcaGCAAGGGAGGTGGAAAAGGAGTGTGGATTGGCAGTCCTCACTCACCCAAGGCACCTAAGCATGGCCCTCGTCCCCCTTCTCGTCTAAAATGCACTGAGATGCGCCAAATTGCAGCTGTTCTCTTCCAAGAATCCCCATTTTCTTCAAAATGTTTGGTGCCATCCTTTTTGCCGAAACCTGTCTGCAAATCCTTGGCTTCTAATAGAGCCCTATTCTACGAGGATGAACTGTGCCAAGCGGTTGCGCAAAACAATCTTCGTTGATTTTTGCTGTTTTCTGGTATTATTTTTGTTCCATATATGTGTATAGCTAGAACATTGGCATGATTGCTTTTGGTATAGTTTCTGGAGATTTGGAGTAGGCCCGCCTGGTGAAATTTTTCTAGTCAGTTTAGGTGCTTGTGAATTTTGGGGCCTAAAGATTCTGTCATAGGAAATCCGCCGAATCAATAAGTGGTTGAACTTCTAGAACTTAAATATCATCTTGACCGTTGAATTACTGTTTGAACAGTCTAAAACACCCTGTGGATCACCAACTACTGCACCAACGTCGAACTGGTTCCAGGAtacatcaaatcctgcatcaacgTCCAATCTTAGTGGATTTGGAGAAAGAGGTTTTCAAACAAAAAAACTTCTTCGGAAGTCATCTAACAAAGATATTGCCCAATCGATTCTGAATTCTCCCAACCGATTATAATGTGCTAGTGCATTAGTAGGGACAATAGATCTAACACAGTAGTCGATTTCAACTGGTTAATAAGACAAGAcgaatctttaaaatatttatttcatttcatgTTTTCTTATTCTATTAGGGTGTGTTTGGTACAAGTGATgagataaataaatgattaattatGCTATAGATAATCAAACATTATGTGATACTATTAAGATTGTTTGGTTCAACATTTTGAATATGTGATTAGCTTTTAAATATTGAGtgagtctcatgtgagaccgtcccaCGGATCATAatccgtgagacgggtcaactctacccatattcacaataaaaagtaatactcttagcataaaaagtaatactttttcatgggtaacccaaataagagatccgtctcacaaatacgacccgtgagaccgtctcacacaagtttttgcgtattaataaatttaatattatacccTTGTTAAGTTTACTTATTTGTTGTGCTCAAAGCAATACATAAtattagataataataataatgttaataatGACGATATTAATAATCTTGAATTAATATGtgtaaatatcataaaattaaatataaaaaataaaaatattattgataagCATAACCAAcattaaaatttagtttttattattttattaaaatatatacaaataaattatttttttcaaaataaaaatatatctttatattttttaaagtttaaatcaaattaaataataatgatatatattaaatatcagGATCGACATCTAACGTACAacattctaaaataaattttttattcaaggcaaaaacttgtgtgagacggtctcatgggtcgtatttttgagacggatctctatttgggtcatccatgaaaaagtattattttttatgctaagagtattacttttattgtgaatatgagtagggttgacccgtctcacagattaagatccgtgagacggtctcacataagACTCACTctttattcaataaataacttaacaCTCTAAGAAATAAGAGGagaaaaatgtaatttattaagttttgatagTGTATCTCACTTGATTTgttagattaataatcaaatagttatctaaaaaattggatcttaaatcggatcaaaatgattattaaaacatcttaaaattttaaccaaatatTGGATAAGTGTTTGACTATTAATCTATCATTGTTTAATCCACTCAACCAAACACACCCTTAGAATATACTTTGAACCTTtcctattttaaattgattttccaTAAACAAAGAACATTTTCATTTACCTAAGAATACAGAGAGAGGGATTCATTTCCTTGTACTAAAATTGTGCTATGATAACGGTacggtttatattttgttttaagaGGCACTTTAGGTTTTGTATTTCATGATTCCGGGACAAATatacaatatttaataaaaatattaccaCCGCTAAATTTTTAAATGGATGAGCTTATTGAGGACTTCTGAAAACATGTCTTTGATATTTCTTCTTATATAGAAAATTGAACacttaaatgagtttataatgacaTAAAATGCACTCTTATAAAAAATCGGTTTtgccattttcataaaataagagCAAATACGAAGTATTTGTTAGTTGATATAAGAGTTCGTTATGTTGTGGCGTTTACATGTGCATGAGATGTGATAGAATAATATTAGATACAATCATCAACAGGAACACAAAAAAATAAGTGATATTTAGAACAAAATGCTACGTGTGTACCATGAATAATCTTATACGACAAAAATCAACTCTTGAACATGTTGAAATCACCTCTATATTCTAGATAGCAGTGCATAGATGAATCAGACCATAATAATAATTCTTAGGGTTGAACTAGTGACAAATACTTGTAGAGCCAattttttctaataattttttgggCTTGAATCAATTAGTACATAAATTATTTAGAACAATTATTACATGTCAATTGACAAAAAAATCTATTTAGTTTAACGTAGATTTctatcatgatttttatttaattaaaagaatATTTTTGTCAATTGATTTAGAATGATTAAAGCAAATTATAATCTCTATATTATCTAAGAACAGAAGTAACACTCATGTTCTTATTCTcaccatattttcaaattttgaacatCCAATCCTTATCTTATTTTTGAAAGTATAGTTATGTTatacattaattattatttatttaaagtatgGTATTAAAGATAAATCGGctatttttttaggaaaaaattaatatgacaatagtaaatattttattcttatttagattatttattttttagtaattttagagtaagttttttgtttttcttatcTAATCTTGtatttgagttttatttaattctatcaaaattttctagCAAAAAGTTAATGTGAAacaatttgaaatacaaagataaGATCTTCTTAATGATAATTTGGAGATAAATTATATCATCACCAtatgtcaaaattttaaaagtaaaacttgATATAAATCACCTTATaaatcattaaagatttttcgatttttaaaaacataggctttgtttttataaataaaagataTCGGATTTTAAATATCGATTATTTtacttctttgttttttttttcgagatataaaatattatttgttccgatatataaataaataaaattaacctTTATCTTTTTATCTTGATACTAAATACGTATATCCTAATTAAATCCGAGCTGTAATTATATTTGTCGTAGGAAACTAATTCCCCGCTTCATTGCTCTATATATATGCGGGGAGACTAGAACACTGCACTTTTATTTGCTTCCGAACAAGAAAACGGGCGGAGATAGGCGATTTCGATTTCGAGTGGGAATTTTTGGGTTTTCTTTAATCGATTCGATTGTGTTGGTGGGTTTGATGTTCAGTTGCCTGAcctatttttttgttttctgcaATGGCTACTGCTTCTGACTCCTCCGCCTCTGTTCAATCTGTAAATTCTGTTATTGATCGCCATTCACGGCTCGCGTCGCCTTGTTCATGTTCGAGTATCTCTGATCAGAAGCACGTTTTGCCTTCTGAAATTTTCCTAAACCAATTAATCGCACCACCTGCTAGTTTCTTGGCCGAGGATGGTCAGGCTGAGGGAAGTGAGAATGTTGGTGTAACCAAGAAGTGTGTTTGGAACAATCCTGCTAATGGTGTTGCTCCGCAGGTTGGTGCTTTGATGGGGACAGCATCTTGGCCTGATTTCTCCAAATCAGCTCGTGCTTCCACGAAGGCTTCTTCGAGTTCGACTGATTCTCTTGAAGAACTCTCTCACGAACCAATCATTCTGTCACAGGTTTATTATTTCTGTCATTGTTGTTCTCTATATTTTGGCCCTTTTAATCTACCTGTTCAATTTATCTGATGTTCTTAGTTGCTTGGGTTTTATTATATATGCTTCTAGTGCTATTATGAACTCGATGATCAAGTTTTCGTACAAGTTAGACTGCTTTCCTTACGAAATTTTCTTTTTGTGAATAATAGGGGACGTCAGTTGACTCTTGGTCTTCACAGGAAGTAGCAACAAATTCAGCTTCGAACCATGAATCTCCTATCCGCCAGTGTTCTCCGGAGCTAGGTGGTGACAGGACAAGTCACAGAAACATAACAGCCAACGGCAGCTTTTCTCAAGCACCAAATTCACACAGTTCTGTGGTTGAAGCGTCTCCTTTTAAGCCAGTGAAGAAGCATCTCTTCGGGGGTATCTCCTAGGGACAACACACGTTGGGATGTTGGACAGAGAGGAGGATCTCACAGTGGGCATGAGCCACACCATCCGCGTGGTCCTTTTAGAAGGAACAACAGTGGACCGCAACTTCAAGGGAATGGTTCTTCTAATCATGGCCATGGTAGCAAACGATACCAGGAACGTTGGATTGATGATTGGAGCTATAACCATCAATCTTTTGGCAGCAGAGTAAACCTTGCACCCCAGCAGAGTGTCGCCTCTCGGCCCTTCATACGTGGTCCAGTTTCAAGTGCTCCTTTTATTCCTCCACCTCCCCCTGTGGGTGCGCGGCCCTATGGTCCCCCAGTGTTCTACAATGGTGAGGTTTGCTGCTTTGAGATACTTGCTTCTGTAGATTATCTTGCGtgctaattatattttgtttcaatttgCAGATGCTTCATCTTTTACGTATTTTGCTCTTGGACCCCACCCAGGTTCACCCGGGCACATGCCTATGTTTCCATATGCACCAATGTCGTCTCCCATACCTGATCCTCACTTGCCTTCCAAAATTGTGAAACAGATAGATTATTTTTTGGTATGTTATTTTGTTATGCATACTAAATGATTCATCCGCTCATTGCTGTCTATTTGCGCATGGTATCAACGCTTGGATTTTCACATGTATCTTGCAGTGATGATAATTTGGTGAAGGACACATATTTGCGCCAGAAAATGGATGTGGATGGATGGGTTCCCATAAACTTAATAGCAAGCTTTAAGAAAGTAAGTCGgtcaaattaatgaaaaatttcCTGCTTATGCTTATTTCTTTATCCATTTTATCTAAACTTAAACTTGCGATTCTTTTTTGATTGTTGGTACATAGAAGAGAAATTTTGAGGCTCTAGATCAGAAAGttgaaaatatcaaaagctTGATTCTTTAATTGGAATTTAGTGAGCAATATaggttaagaattttgaaatgtttCGGTTTTGTTAGATTATTCTTGGATGAAATAAAATGACAATTGATATCTAACTGTAATACGCTTGAGTTTATCAGAAGATTTATATTGATATGGAAATGGTAAATTTGTATGACCAAGAATGCACATTAGAATCATGGTACACTCTTTTTAGTTGGTTTCATTAGGTAACAATGATACTATTTTGAGAATGAAGTAGCTTGGACGGGTTAGTTATTCATGTAAGTTGTCTTTGGAGTGGAATTTGGAGATGCCTGATCGGATCAAAATCATCTCTGGCTGAAAATCTTGCCTGCCATGATTTGAAACACCAAATCGACTGTTAGTGCTGCCATTTAACCTCTTATCATAGTCACAGAGGCAGCTGGATATTTTATGgctgatcatatcaaactttttAAATGATTTGCCACCTATTACGATGAGACTTAACTAAACTAATATTATACATTCTCAATTTTTCAGATTAGGGAGCTGACAGACAATGTCCAACTTATATTG of Primulina tabacum isolate GXHZ01 unplaced genomic scaffold, ASM2559414v2 Contig618, whole genome shotgun sequence contains these proteins:
- the LOC142534602 gene encoding la-related protein 1C-like, whose product is MATASDSSASVQSVNSVIDRHSRLASPCSCSSISDQKHVLPSEIFLNQLIAPPASFLAEDGQAEGSENVGVTKKCVWNNPANGVAPQVGALMGTASWPDFSKSARASTKASSSSTDSLEELSHEPIILSQGTSVDSWSSQEVATNSASNHESPIRQSISSGVSPRDNTRWDVGQRGGSHSGHEPHHPRGPFRRNNSGPQLQGNGSSNHGHGSKRYQERWIDDWSYNHQSFGSRVNLAPQQSVASRPFIRGPVSSAPFIPPPPPVGARPYGPPVFYNDASSFTYFALGPHPGSPGHMPMFPYAPMSSPIPDPHLPSKIVKQIDYFFSDDNLVKDTYLRQKMDVDGWVPINLIASFKKIRELTDNVQLILDALRASNVVEIQGGKVRRKGNWRKWIIPTIMFPTGSSPHSLNISSLHIHDEKTNT
- the LOC142534601 gene encoding F-box protein At4g35930-like; translated protein: MGWVKPPNPLNRDNPPALEAYDQTKIKKLNLQPLKPNGSNMFKGGGKGVWIGSPHSPKAPKHGPRPPSRLKCTEMRQIAAVLFQESPFSSKCLVPSFLPKPVCKSLASNRALFYEDELCQAVAQNNLR